Genomic window (Persephonella hydrogeniphila):
GGCGAGTGGTTCACCAAACACTGTTTGATTTTTGTTTTATATATGTTAAGATTTTTTAACCAAAAGCCATAATAACATTACACGAGGTTAGGATGGAACTACTGGGAACTGTTGTTGTTTTGACGGTAAAATCTTTGATATTCATTATCGGAATGTTTTTGGGGGCTGCTTATCTTACACTTCTTGAAAGAAAATTTGCAGGTCATGTACAACAGAGACCAGGACCCCTTCATGTAGGTCCGCATGGTTTTCTACAGCCTATAGCTGATGCCCTTAAGGTTCTTACAAAGGAAGATCTTGTTCCTGATAGTGTAGACAAGTTCTTGTTTTACCTTGCCTCTTTGATGGCTTTTGTTCCTGCTATTATGATTCTTGCAGTTGTTCCTTTTGGAGATCCGTTCACAATTTTTGGTGTTGAGATAAAACCTTATATAACAGACCTTAATATAGGTCTTCTTTTAGCACTTGCTTTTGGAAGTATATCTATTTATGGCGTTATATTTGCAGGATGGGCTTCTAACTCTAAATATCCAATGATTGGTGGTCTTAGAAAAGCTGCTGTCTTAATAGGTTATGAGGTCGCCTTAGGATTTGCTATGGTAGGTCCTATAATGATGGCAGGTTCATTTTCTTTAAGGGAAATTGTAGAGGCCCAGCAGGGAATGTGGTTTATAATACCGAATATACTTGCCTTTGTTGTAATAATTTTCTGTATTCTTGCTGAAACCGGAAGAACTCCATTTGACGTTCAGGAGGCTGAAGCTGAACTTGTAGGTGGGTATGTAACAGAGTATACAGGAATGAAATTTGGACTTTTTCCTCTTGCTGAATGGTATATAGCAACATTTGTTTTATCTGCTATAACAGTAATTCTTTTCTTTGGGGGATGGAATCCACTTCCTTTAATGGGATGGCTTCCTATACCGGCAATTGTATGGTTTTTCATAAAAGTATTTCTCCTGTTTATGTTCTTCCTGTGGGTACACTGGACGCTCCCAAGATACAGGGTAGATCAGATTACAGAGCTTGCCTGGAAAATAATGCTACCTCTTTCACTGGCAAATATATTCATTGTTGCAGTATGGATAATGATTTTTGGTTAAGATGGTAAAAGTAAAATACGTGGACAGACCTGAGCTTACAAATAAGGAAAGGGTATTTTTCCTTGATTTTATAAAAGGGATGAAAATAACAATAAAGAACTTCTTTAGAAAAACCATTACGACATACTATCCCTTTGAAAAAATAACTCCTCCTAAGAGATTCAGAGGTACTCATGCCCACAGAGTGAAAAATGGTAAAGAACCTCCTTCTTTTAAGGTGTTAGAAAAATTTATGAATATAAAAGAAGGAGAGAGCAGGTGTGTTGCTTGTTATATGTGTCAGCAGGCCTGCCCTGTTCCAGAACTTTTTAAAATAGAAGCTGTACAGCAGTTAGATGGTAGAAAAAAAGTTGTCAGATTTGATATGAATCTCCTGAACTGTATGTACTGTGGTCTTTGCACAGAAGCATGTCCGGTAGACTGTTTAATAATGACTGATATATATGAAACAGCTTCTTACCACAGAGCCGGTTGTGTTACACATATAGATGACATGTCAAAGAGAGCTATTGATTTTGATAACAGGCGTTATGATGAGCCTGATAGAATCTGGATTGATGATAAAGAAAGAAGTAAGTTATGGGGGCAAATTAAATGGAGTTAACAGTAGCTGGTTTCTGGATTTTTTCAACTCTTGCTGTTCTTTCTGCTATAGGGGTGGTCTTTTTCAGAAATATTATCTATGCTGTTCTTTCTCTAATATCTACACTTATAATGGTTTCAGGACTTTTCTTCTCTATGGGAGCTGAGCTTATAGGTGCCCTTCAGATAATTATTTATGCAGTTGCTATTGTTGTATTTTATGTTCTTGTTATATCTACAGTTCCTGAGTTTAAAGGAAAGGCATTTGAACCAAGATATATGCTTATATCTATACCTGTAGGATTTTTAATATTCCTTGAACTTGCCTTTGTTTCCCTTTATGGAGCGTGGAAATCAAATACGGGAATTTTTACACCTGAAGTTATAAACGAAGTGGGAAATGTAAAGGCTGTGGCTACAGTTCTTTTTACAAAGTACCTTTTCCCCTTTGAAGTAGCGTCTCTTATTCTTTTAGTTGCAATGATTGGAGCAATTATTCTCGGGAAAAAAGAACATGTAATAGATGAGGAGGCTAAAGGCTGATGGTTCCTTACGAATATTATGTTGCTCTAAGTGGATTGCTTATGGTTTTAGGGTTAATAGGTGTTGCTATAAGAAGGAATATTATAGCTCTTCTTCTGTCTACAGAGCTTATGTTAAACGCTGTAAATATAGCCTTTGTGGCATTTGATATGAAGCTTGCAGATGTAAGCGGTCAGGTTTTTGTGTTCTTTATTCTTACTATAGCTGCAGCAGAGGCAGCTGTTGGACTTGGTCTTATTATGGCAATATACAGGTTACGTAAAGATGTTGATACAGAAACACTTACAGAACTAAAAAATTAAGAGGAGAGAGATGGAGTACTTATGGATTATACCTTTTTCACCTCTAATAGCCTTTGTAATTATAGGTTTATTTGGATATAAATTCCTGAGGGAGCCTTTATCTGGAATTGTTGCTGTTATAGCTGTTGCTATCTCTGCTGTGGTATCTGTAATAGGATTTATTCAGGTGGCAGCCACAGGCGAGTATTACAATCTAAAACTTTTTACATGGATGCCTATAGGGGATTATGAGATATCTGTAAGTATTCTGTGGGATCCTCTTTCTGCATTAATGACCTGTGTTGTTACTGTGATATCAACTTTTATTTTCATATTTGCAACAGGTTATATGAGAAATGAGCCTTCTTATCCAAGATTTTTCGCTTATCTGTCCCTTTTTGTATTTATGATGCTGATGCTTACACTTTCAGATAATCTTGTACAGCTGTTCTTTGGATGGGAAGGTGTTGGACTTGCGTCGTATCTTCTCATCGGATTTTACCACCATAAAAATTCAGCTGCAGATGCTGCATTTGAGTCCTTTATAACAAACAGAGTGGGGGACTGGCTGTTTTTACTTGGTTTACTGCTTGCGTTTGCTACATTTGGAACATTAGATTACATAGATATATTCAATAAACTTCCTGAAGCAGAGTACTGGATTATCACAGCGATAGCACTTCTTTTATTCGGAGGTGCTGTAGGTAAGTCTGCACAACTTGGTCTACATATATGGTTGCCAAACGCGATGGAAGGTCCCACCCCTGTTTCTGCTTTAATTCATGCTGCTACGATGGTTGCAGCTGGTGTTTATATGGTATCAAGACTTATGCCTGTATTTGCTGCTTCTGATTTAGCCCTTGATGTGGTTCTTTTTGTTGGGGTTGCTTCAGCATTTATAGCAGCAACTATGGGTCTTGTACAGAACGATATAAAAAGGATTATTGCTTATTCAACTATGTCACAGCTTGGTTATATGTTTGCTGCAGAAGGATTAGGTTTATTTGGTGAGGGAATGTTCCACCTTACATCCCACGCTGTATTTAAAGCTTTACTTTTCCTTGCAGCAGGTTCTGTCCTTATAGGAATTCACCATATTCTGAATGTTCAGAAAATGGGACAGCTTAGAAAATATATGCCTATAACTGCTGTAACATTCCTTATAGGTGCACTTGCACTGGCAGGGATACCTCCTTTTGCTGGATTTTTCTCTAAAGACCCTATTATTGAAGGTGCTTATGAGATATCAAAGCTTGCCTGGTTCTTCCTATGGATTGGTGCGCTCCTTACAGCATTTTATATATTTAGACTTTACTTCCTTGCTTTTGAGAATGGAGATAGACTCGATCCCCATGTTAAAAAACATGTACATGAATCACCTCCTACGATGACAGTACCTCTTATAGTTCTCGCATCAGGAGCTGTAGTTTTAGGGTTTTTCAAAGAGTTTTTTGGCAATTTCCTGAAACCTTCCCTTGAACCTTCTCAAATGACGTTTTTAAATGAAGAAACTAAAAAGTTAGTTGAAGAAGGTTTGAGCAGGGCACATCACGTTCATATAGCAGAAGATGCATGGCATTTTATGGTTCATTCTTTAACATCTCCATTAGGATTACTTGCACTTTTTACAGCACTTTTAGGTATATTTTTCGCCTGGGTAATTTACCAGCTCAAAAAGATCGATGCAAGAGAGATCGCAAAAACTTTCAGACCTCTCTATCTCCTTCTTTATAACAGATGGTATTTTGACTTTGTTTACTACGCAATATTTGTTTATGGTTACTACAAGTTCTCTAAGATACTCTGGTTTATAGGAGATAAAGTAATTATAGATGGAATTGTTGATGGTTCTGCAAAAACATCCCTTGTTACTGGGGATGGCCTGAGATTATTCCAGTCTGGAAGGATTGGCGGGTATATAACACAAATGGCAATTGGGATACTGATATTCCTTGGAATATTCTTACTTTTTGTGTAGGGGGCTGAAGAATGACTGTAGAATTTGTTAATGCTACATTTCCGATAATTACGATTTCAATCGTAATACCGCTACTTGCTGCCGGATTACTCTTTTTCCTTCCTGAAAGAAATGCAAAACCAGTAAGTATCATCGCATCTATTATTGTGTTTATACTTACAACATATATGCTTTTTGCTTATGATTACTCTAGCTACAAAATACAGTTTTATGAAAAATACACATGGATTCCTTATTTGGGTGTTAGCTATGAGGTTGGGGTTGATGCACTTTCTTTGACACTTACATGGCTTACAGCTCTCTGTTTTGTAGTCTCTTTTGTTTGGAGTACAAATATACAGAAAAGGATAAAAGAGTACTTTATAGCTTTTCTTGTCCTTGAAGCTGCATGTATTGGTGTTTTTGTTTCCTGGGATCTTGTCTGGTTCTATATATTCTGGGAAGCAATGCTTATCCCTATGTTCCTTATAATAGGTGTGTGGGGATATGCTGAAAGAATCTATGCTGCAACAAAGTTCTTTATATACACATTCTTTGGTTCTCTTTTCCTGCTTATCGGTGTTGTAGGAATGTATGTGTACCAGTATATGGAAAAGGGCATACTTTCAACAAGCTATTTTGATCTTGTAAACCTCGGTCTTCCATTCAAGTTAGAAATTATTTTCTTTCTTCTTCTTGCCCTTGGGTTTGCTATTAAAGTTCCTATGTGGCCGTTCCATACATGGCTTCCTGCAGCTCACGTTCAGGCTCCTACGGCAGGTTCTGTTATTCTTGCTGCAGTTCTCCTTAAAATGGGAACTTACGGCTTTGTTAGATTTTCTCTTCCCTGGTTTCCTGAGGCATCAAAATACTTTATTCCGGTAATGTTTGCCCTTGGAGTTATAGCGATTATATACACAGCTATGATGGCTCTTGCGCAGACACATATAAAAAGGATAATAGCTTATTCGTCTGTATCCCATATGGGATTTGTAACTATCGGTACATTTGCACTTAATATGGAAGGACTTAACGGAGCTATCATTATGATGATAGCCCACGGTGTAACGTCTGCAGCTTTATTCCTGTCTGCCGGCTTTATTTACGAAAGAATTCATTCTTACGAGATAAAAGATCTTGGTGGACTTGCCAAGTATATGCCTGTATTTGCTACTCTTTTTATGATATCTGCTATGGACTCTGCCGGTCTGCCGGGTTTATCTGGGTTTGTAGGTGAGTTTCTCTCTCTGTACGGGGCTTTCAAAGTAAGTATACTTACTGCTGTTTTGGCAGGATTAAGTCTTATAGTTGGTGCCGGTTATACCCTCTGGCTATACCACAAATCTATGTTCAAAGAGGGAGAGCTACCACCTGAAAAAATAGAGAAATGGGAAAAACTAAAGGATATGAATACAGTTGAGTTTTTATCTTTCTTACCTCTAATTATAATGATGTTTGTTATAGGTCTTTATCCTGCATGGTGGATTAGATTACTAGAAACAACTTCTGCAGCTATTCTTTCTAAGTTTATAGGAGGCTAAGGGATGTCAGTATTACAGGAACTTGTGGCAGGAATTGGAGTACCAAACTTTAAAGTTTTAATACCTGAGATAATTATACTTCTTACCGCTCTTATCGTTTTTGTCATTGAGCTTTTAACGAAGGCAAGGGTATTAATAACGGCAGTTACTGCAGTTGGTCTATTCCTTGCTGCGATACCTACTCTTACCATGGAACAGGGAGATATAACATTCTATGGTTTATATATAGTTGACTCATTTTCCCTTACATTTAAGTTTTTCCTTATACTTTCTACATTTTTTGTTGTTATTGTGCTGAGACCTTATCTGGAGTCTAAAAACACTTATTACGGAGAGTATTACTATCTGATTCTTTTTGCCCTCCTCGGTATGATGATGATGGTTTCAGCTCCAAATCTTGTTACATTCTACATGGGAGTTGAACTTGCATCTATCACTATTTATATACTTGCAGGTATGTTTAAAAAGGATTATCTCTCTAAAGAGGGCGCATTTAAGTATCTTATAATGGGAGGTACAGGTACAGCAATAATAAGCTATGGTATAGCCCTTGTTTATGGAAGAACAGGATCTTTTGATTTTTCCACAATAGCAGACAGTATAACCCAGAACAGCCTTGATGTAGGGGCTGTAGCAGGTATTGTTCTCATTATAATAGGTCTTGGTTTAAAAGCATCTTCAGTTCCTTTCCATTTCTGGACACCTGATGCTTATCAGGGAGCTCCTACTCCTATAACAGCTTTTATGGCTGTGGCTGCTAAAATTGCCACATTTGCTGTTATTCTGAGGGTTATGGTTGAGGCATTCCCGTTTGCCTATGAGATATGGAATCTTGGATGGGCACTCCTTGCAGCGGCATCTATGATATTTGGTAATTTTGTTGCCCTCAGACAGGATAATGTAAAAAGGATGCTTGCCTATTCTTCTGTTGCCCATTCAGGTTATATATTGGCTGCACTTGCAGCACCTACAGATGCAGCTTTTGCAGCTTTAATATTTTACTCTCTTGTTTATATTTTTATGGGACTTGGTGGATTTATATTCCTTTCTGCACTGGAGAGGCAGTATAACTGGAGTAACCATATAGATGATTTTAGGGGTCTTGCAAAAAGATCACCTATGCTTGCGTTATTTATGCTTATATTTATGTTCTCCCTTTTAGGTATACCTCCAACAGTTGGATTTTTTGGAAAACTTGGTATATTTATGGCTTTAATTGGTTCTGATATATGGTGGCTTGCTGTTGTTCTTGTAATAATGAGTATAGTTTCTGCAGGATACTATCTTAGAGTTGTTATATATATGTATATGCATGAACCAAAAAGCTCTGCAAGATTTAATCTTTCCCTTGGTGAAGCCTTTACTCTTGCATTTATGGCTACTTTTGTTCTTATTCTGGGCGTATATCCAACAATATTCTGGGATATATCCAGTATTCTTGGAAACCTTCTTATACAGGGTGTTGGAAGGTAAATGAAAGGAGAACTTTTCGTACTGTCCTCTCCTGCGGGAGGGGGCAAAACTACTATTGCAAACTCTTTGATTAAAGAAATCCCAAATCTTAAAAGGGTTGTTACCTGCACGACAAGAAAACCCCGCCCTAACGAAAAAAACGGTGTTGATTACTTTTTTCTGTCAAAAGATGAGTTTGAGGAAAGAATAAAAAAGGGGGATTTTCTTGAGTATGCCGTTGTTCATGGAAACTACTACGGGACACCCAGAAAAGAAGTAGAAGAAGAACTTTCAAAGGGGTATGATCTTATTCTTGTTATTGATGTTCAGGGGATGAGGCAGATAAAAAAAAATAAGCAGGATGTTATAACAGTATTTATTCTTCCTCCATCTATTGAAGAACTTGTCAGAAGAATGAAAAAAAGAGGTGATTCTGAAGAAGAGATAAAAAAAAGACTGGAGACAGCGAAAAAGGAGATTCCAGCATGGAAAGAGTATGATTTTGTTGTGATTAATGATATTTTAGAAGAGGCAA
Coding sequences:
- a CDS encoding NADH-quinone oxidoreductase subunit J, with product MELTVAGFWIFSTLAVLSAIGVVFFRNIIYAVLSLISTLIMVSGLFFSMGAELIGALQIIIYAVAIVVFYVLVISTVPEFKGKAFEPRYMLISIPVGFLIFLELAFVSLYGAWKSNTGIFTPEVINEVGNVKAVATVLFTKYLFPFEVASLILLVAMIGAIILGKKEHVIDEEAKG
- the nuoL gene encoding NADH-quinone oxidoreductase subunit L, which codes for MEYLWIIPFSPLIAFVIIGLFGYKFLREPLSGIVAVIAVAISAVVSVIGFIQVAATGEYYNLKLFTWMPIGDYEISVSILWDPLSALMTCVVTVISTFIFIFATGYMRNEPSYPRFFAYLSLFVFMMLMLTLSDNLVQLFFGWEGVGLASYLLIGFYHHKNSAADAAFESFITNRVGDWLFLLGLLLAFATFGTLDYIDIFNKLPEAEYWIITAIALLLFGGAVGKSAQLGLHIWLPNAMEGPTPVSALIHAATMVAAGVYMVSRLMPVFAASDLALDVVLFVGVASAFIAATMGLVQNDIKRIIAYSTMSQLGYMFAAEGLGLFGEGMFHLTSHAVFKALLFLAAGSVLIGIHHILNVQKMGQLRKYMPITAVTFLIGALALAGIPPFAGFFSKDPIIEGAYEISKLAWFFLWIGALLTAFYIFRLYFLAFENGDRLDPHVKKHVHESPPTMTVPLIVLASGAVVLGFFKEFFGNFLKPSLEPSQMTFLNEETKKLVEEGLSRAHHVHIAEDAWHFMVHSLTSPLGLLALFTALLGIFFAWVIYQLKKIDAREIAKTFRPLYLLLYNRWYFDFVYYAIFVYGYYKFSKILWFIGDKVIIDGIVDGSAKTSLVTGDGLRLFQSGRIGGYITQMAIGILIFLGIFLLFV
- the nuoK gene encoding NADH-quinone oxidoreductase subunit NuoK, giving the protein MVPYEYYVALSGLLMVLGLIGVAIRRNIIALLLSTELMLNAVNIAFVAFDMKLADVSGQVFVFFILTIAAAEAAVGLGLIMAIYRLRKDVDTETLTELKN
- a CDS encoding complex I subunit 4 family protein, whose product is MTVEFVNATFPIITISIVIPLLAAGLLFFLPERNAKPVSIIASIIVFILTTYMLFAYDYSSYKIQFYEKYTWIPYLGVSYEVGVDALSLTLTWLTALCFVVSFVWSTNIQKRIKEYFIAFLVLEAACIGVFVSWDLVWFYIFWEAMLIPMFLIIGVWGYAERIYAATKFFIYTFFGSLFLLIGVVGMYVYQYMEKGILSTSYFDLVNLGLPFKLEIIFFLLLALGFAIKVPMWPFHTWLPAAHVQAPTAGSVILAAVLLKMGTYGFVRFSLPWFPEASKYFIPVMFALGVIAIIYTAMMALAQTHIKRIIAYSSVSHMGFVTIGTFALNMEGLNGAIIMMIAHGVTSAALFLSAGFIYERIHSYEIKDLGGLAKYMPVFATLFMISAMDSAGLPGLSGFVGEFLSLYGAFKVSILTAVLAGLSLIVGAGYTLWLYHKSMFKEGELPPEKIEKWEKLKDMNTVEFLSFLPLIIMMFVIGLYPAWWIRLLETTSAAILSKFIGG
- the nuoH gene encoding NADH-quinone oxidoreductase subunit NuoH, translating into MELLGTVVVLTVKSLIFIIGMFLGAAYLTLLERKFAGHVQQRPGPLHVGPHGFLQPIADALKVLTKEDLVPDSVDKFLFYLASLMAFVPAIMILAVVPFGDPFTIFGVEIKPYITDLNIGLLLALAFGSISIYGVIFAGWASNSKYPMIGGLRKAAVLIGYEVALGFAMVGPIMMAGSFSLREIVEAQQGMWFIIPNILAFVVIIFCILAETGRTPFDVQEAEAELVGGYVTEYTGMKFGLFPLAEWYIATFVLSAITVILFFGGWNPLPLMGWLPIPAIVWFFIKVFLLFMFFLWVHWTLPRYRVDQITELAWKIMLPLSLANIFIVAVWIMIFG
- a CDS encoding NADH-quinone oxidoreductase subunit N; translated protein: MSVLQELVAGIGVPNFKVLIPEIIILLTALIVFVIELLTKARVLITAVTAVGLFLAAIPTLTMEQGDITFYGLYIVDSFSLTFKFFLILSTFFVVIVLRPYLESKNTYYGEYYYLILFALLGMMMMVSAPNLVTFYMGVELASITIYILAGMFKKDYLSKEGAFKYLIMGGTGTAIISYGIALVYGRTGSFDFSTIADSITQNSLDVGAVAGIVLIIIGLGLKASSVPFHFWTPDAYQGAPTPITAFMAVAAKIATFAVILRVMVEAFPFAYEIWNLGWALLAAASMIFGNFVALRQDNVKRMLAYSSVAHSGYILAALAAPTDAAFAALIFYSLVYIFMGLGGFIFLSALERQYNWSNHIDDFRGLAKRSPMLALFMLIFMFSLLGIPPTVGFFGKLGIFMALIGSDIWWLAVVLVIMSIVSAGYYLRVVIYMYMHEPKSSARFNLSLGEAFTLAFMATFVLILGVYPTIFWDISSILGNLLIQGVGR
- a CDS encoding NuoI/complex I 23 kDa subunit family protein gives rise to the protein MVKVKYVDRPELTNKERVFFLDFIKGMKITIKNFFRKTITTYYPFEKITPPKRFRGTHAHRVKNGKEPPSFKVLEKFMNIKEGESRCVACYMCQQACPVPELFKIEAVQQLDGRKKVVRFDMNLLNCMYCGLCTEACPVDCLIMTDIYETASYHRAGCVTHIDDMSKRAIDFDNRRYDEPDRIWIDDKERSKLWGQIKWS
- the gmk gene encoding guanylate kinase, coding for MKGELFVLSSPAGGGKTTIANSLIKEIPNLKRVVTCTTRKPRPNEKNGVDYFFLSKDEFEERIKKGDFLEYAVVHGNYYGTPRKEVEEELSKGYDLILVIDVQGMRQIKKNKQDVITVFILPPSIEELVRRMKKRGDSEEEIKKRLETAKKEIPAWKEYDFVVINDILEEAKEKIKQIILVQRLKSSRFNPDVIKDRELRELMGL